The following proteins come from a genomic window of Gordonia westfalica:
- a CDS encoding UvrD-helicase domain-containing protein: MNSSSSAPLLAGRTSSPSSGTAAADDRVARLLEGLNPQQRAAVLHAGAPLLIVAGAGSGKTSVLTRRIAYLLAARDVTPGQILAITFTNKAAAEMRERVIDLVGPRAAYMWVSTFHSTCVRILRAQSGLLESMNSNFSIYDADDSKRLLGMIIRDLDLDPKKFSPRGVSVAISNYKNELISPDAAAAAVNEDDLAAATIARIYAEYQRRLRAANAFDFDDLIGETVALLHRHPQVAEYYRRRFRHVLVDEYQDTNHAQYVLIRELVGEQTTASGLEPSELCVVGDADQSIYAFRGATIRNIEEFERDFSNAETVLLEQNYRSTQTILSAANAVISRNTNRREKKLWTDSGDGELIVGYVADSDREESTFIAKEIEELTDYSIGGSSSHKYSDVAVFYRTNTGSRAIEEVFVRHGIPYKVVGGTKFYERKEVRDVVAYLRVVANPDDSVSLRRILNTPRRGIGDRAEACVAVHSENTGRSFYESLIDAAEGKVALLNTRAVKQIGGFVELIEGLRADFLTHFGESDTEDADTAFLDATEESADIGELVDAIVERTGYRAELEASNDPQDGARLDNINELVAVAREFSADAAQVDLEADDDPSIEVDREGEPEPGSLAAFLERVSLVADADQVPDEGDGVVTMMTLHTAKGLEFPVVFVTGWEDGHFPHMRALGDPNELSEERRLAYVGITRAKQRLYLTRSVTRASWGQPVSNPESRFLQEIPQHLIDWRRTEPRRGARGFGGSSGGVFGRDGAFSESGGSSFGRGRSSYSADPGRGRNKQVHLDIGDRHNHPKYGMGKVVAKEGSGATERVTIDYGGSAGRVTLLTAGGIPGDKL, translated from the coding sequence ATGAACAGCTCTTCTTCTGCCCCTCTCCTCGCCGGTCGTACGTCTTCCCCCTCGTCGGGGACGGCTGCCGCCGACGACCGTGTCGCACGCCTGCTCGAGGGCCTCAACCCGCAGCAGCGTGCCGCGGTGCTCCACGCGGGCGCGCCGCTGCTGATCGTGGCCGGCGCCGGGTCGGGCAAGACCTCGGTCCTGACCCGCCGCATCGCGTACCTGCTGGCGGCGCGCGACGTCACCCCCGGGCAGATCCTGGCGATCACCTTCACCAACAAGGCCGCCGCCGAGATGCGCGAACGCGTCATCGACCTGGTCGGGCCGCGGGCCGCCTACATGTGGGTCTCGACCTTCCACTCGACCTGCGTCCGCATCCTGCGGGCACAGTCGGGGCTCCTGGAGTCGATGAACTCCAACTTCTCCATCTACGACGCCGACGACTCGAAGCGGTTGCTGGGCATGATCATCCGCGACCTCGATCTGGACCCCAAGAAGTTCAGTCCGCGGGGCGTCTCGGTGGCCATCTCGAACTACAAGAACGAGCTGATCTCGCCCGACGCGGCGGCGGCCGCGGTGAACGAGGACGATCTGGCCGCGGCGACCATCGCCCGGATCTACGCGGAGTACCAGCGTCGGCTGCGGGCGGCGAACGCATTCGACTTCGACGACCTGATCGGCGAGACCGTCGCACTCCTGCACCGGCACCCGCAGGTCGCCGAGTACTACCGGCGCCGGTTCCGCCACGTGCTCGTCGACGAGTACCAGGACACCAACCACGCGCAGTATGTGCTGATCCGCGAGCTGGTGGGGGAGCAGACCACGGCGAGCGGACTCGAACCGTCGGAACTGTGCGTCGTCGGTGACGCCGACCAGTCGATCTATGCCTTCCGCGGCGCCACGATCCGCAACATCGAGGAGTTCGAGCGCGACTTCTCGAACGCCGAAACCGTTCTGCTCGAACAGAACTACCGCTCGACGCAGACCATCCTGTCGGCGGCCAACGCGGTCATCTCGCGCAACACCAACCGCCGCGAGAAGAAGCTGTGGACCGACTCCGGCGACGGCGAACTCATCGTCGGCTACGTCGCCGACTCCGATCGTGAGGAGTCGACGTTCATCGCCAAGGAGATCGAGGAGCTCACCGACTACTCGATCGGCGGAAGCTCGAGCCACAAGTACTCCGACGTCGCGGTGTTCTACCGCACCAACACCGGCTCACGTGCGATCGAGGAGGTGTTCGTCCGCCACGGCATCCCCTACAAGGTGGTCGGCGGCACCAAGTTCTATGAGCGCAAAGAGGTTCGGGACGTGGTCGCCTACCTGCGGGTGGTCGCCAACCCGGACGACTCGGTGAGCCTGCGACGCATCCTCAACACCCCCCGACGCGGCATCGGCGACCGCGCCGAGGCCTGCGTCGCCGTGCATTCGGAGAACACCGGACGCAGCTTCTACGAGTCGCTCATCGACGCCGCCGAGGGCAAGGTGGCGCTGCTGAACACGCGCGCGGTCAAGCAGATCGGCGGTTTCGTCGAACTCATCGAGGGGCTGCGCGCCGACTTCCTCACGCATTTCGGCGAATCCGACACCGAGGACGCCGACACCGCCTTCCTCGACGCCACCGAGGAGTCCGCCGACATCGGTGAACTCGTCGACGCGATCGTCGAACGTACCGGTTACCGTGCCGAACTGGAGGCGTCGAACGACCCCCAGGACGGCGCACGACTCGACAACATCAACGAACTCGTTGCCGTCGCACGGGAATTCAGTGCCGACGCCGCGCAGGTCGATCTGGAGGCCGACGACGATCCGTCTATCGAGGTCGACCGCGAGGGCGAGCCCGAACCGGGTTCTCTCGCAGCGTTTCTGGAACGGGTCTCGCTGGTCGCCGACGCCGACCAGGTGCCCGACGAGGGTGACGGCGTCGTCACGATGATGACGCTGCACACCGCGAAGGGCCTCGAGTTCCCGGTCGTGTTCGTGACCGGTTGGGAGGACGGCCATTTCCCGCATATGCGTGCACTGGGTGATCCGAACGAACTGAGCGAGGAACGTCGACTCGCCTACGTCGGCATCACGCGTGCCAAGCAGCGTCTGTACCTGACCCGGTCGGTGACCCGCGCATCATGGGGGCAGCCGGTATCGAATCCGGAATCCCGCTTCCTGCAAGAGATCCCGCAGCACCTGATCGACTGGCGGCGCACCGAGCCGCGTCGTGGTGCGCGTGGGTTCGGCGGATCGTCGGGCGGCGTGTTCGGGCGCGACGGCGCCTTCTCGGAGTCGGGCGGCTCGTCGTTCGGCCGCGGCCGGTCGTCGTACTCCGCCGACCCGGGCCGCGGACGCAACAAGCAGGTGCACCTCGACATCGGCGACCGGCACAACCATCCCAAGTACGGCATGGGCAAGGTCGTGGCCAAGGAGGGGAGTGGCGCCACCGAACGTGTCACCATCGACTACGGCGGCAGCGCCGGACGCGTCACCTTGCTGACCGCGGGCGGTATCCCGGGGGACAAGCTGTAG
- a CDS encoding chorismate mutase has translation MTDRSPSSGSDEPPQSAGASFENTIDLEKYQLTSDVADLPDDIDELRLEIDRLDAVILGAVKRRSAVSKKIGAARMASGGPRLVHSREVKVLDRFADLGKEGHTLAMLLLRLGRGPLGR, from the coding sequence GTGACCGATCGCAGCCCGAGCTCCGGATCCGACGAACCCCCGCAGTCGGCGGGGGCGTCCTTCGAGAACACGATCGATCTCGAGAAGTACCAGCTGACCTCCGATGTCGCCGATCTGCCCGACGACATCGACGAACTGCGCCTCGAGATCGACCGGCTCGACGCCGTCATCCTCGGCGCGGTCAAACGACGCTCGGCGGTCTCGAAGAAGATCGGTGCCGCACGTATGGCGTCGGGCGGCCCGCGGCTCGTGCACAGCCGCGAGGTGAAGGTCCTCGATCGTTTCGCCGACCTCGGCAAGGAGGGGCACACCCTCGCGATGCTCCTGCTGCGGCTCGGACGCGGTCCGCTGGGACGCTGA
- the pgi gene encoding glucose-6-phosphate isomerase, with amino-acid sequence MSTQAPGSDFTGTDHGDITATQSWQALAAHQPHVYAMHLREVFAIDPGRGRELTVDVGDLHIDYSKHRVTRETLELLMSLAREVGLEESRDDMFAGAHINTSEDRAVLHTALRLPADASLTVDGQDIVTDVHEVLTRMGEFTDQLRSGEWKGHTGKRITDVVNIGIGGSDLGPVMVYQALRHYVDAGIHCHFVSNVDPADMVGTLDGLDPETTLFIIASKTFTTLETLTNAAAARNWLLEALDAGTEAVAKHFVAVSTNADEVAKFGIDTSHMFGFWDWVGGRYSVDSAIGLSVMAAIGKERFTEFLEGFHLVDEHFRTQPLEQNAPVILGLIGVWYNNFWDIGTRAVLPYSNDMARFAAYLQQLTMESNGKSVTASGHHVTTDTGEIFWGEPGTNGQHAFYQLLHQGTRIVPADFIGFAEPTDDLPAGPDGSGSMHDLLMSNYFAQTKVLAFGKTADEIADEGVPAHVVAHKVMPGNRPSTSILAPKLTPSVIGQLVALYEHQVFVEGVIWGINPFDQWGVELGKTQAKALLGTITQAEAPPGDADSSTNELVAWYRSHRGRAV; translated from the coding sequence ATGAGCACGCAGGCACCCGGCAGCGACTTCACCGGCACCGACCACGGCGACATCACCGCAACACAGTCCTGGCAGGCTCTCGCCGCGCACCAACCGCATGTGTACGCAATGCATCTGCGTGAGGTCTTCGCGATCGATCCCGGACGCGGGCGTGAACTGACCGTCGACGTCGGCGACCTCCACATCGACTACTCCAAGCACCGGGTGACGCGGGAGACGCTCGAACTGCTGATGAGCCTGGCCCGCGAGGTCGGGCTCGAGGAGAGCCGCGACGACATGTTCGCCGGCGCACACATCAACACCTCCGAGGACCGCGCGGTCCTGCACACCGCCCTCCGACTCCCCGCGGACGCGTCGCTGACCGTCGACGGACAGGACATCGTCACCGACGTGCACGAGGTCCTCACCCGGATGGGCGAGTTCACCGACCAGCTCCGCAGCGGAGAATGGAAGGGCCACACCGGGAAACGCATCACCGACGTGGTGAACATCGGTATCGGCGGCTCGGATCTGGGGCCGGTGATGGTGTACCAGGCGCTGCGCCACTACGTCGACGCCGGCATCCACTGCCACTTCGTCTCCAACGTCGATCCGGCGGACATGGTCGGCACCCTCGACGGTCTCGACCCCGAGACCACCCTGTTCATCATCGCGTCGAAGACCTTCACGACTCTCGAGACGCTGACCAATGCCGCCGCCGCACGGAACTGGTTGCTCGAGGCACTCGACGCCGGAACAGAGGCGGTGGCAAAACACTTCGTCGCGGTGAGCACCAACGCCGACGAGGTCGCGAAATTCGGGATCGACACCTCCCACATGTTCGGCTTCTGGGACTGGGTCGGCGGACGCTACTCGGTCGACTCGGCGATCGGCCTGTCGGTGATGGCCGCGATCGGCAAGGAGCGTTTCACCGAGTTCCTCGAGGGCTTCCACCTCGTCGACGAGCATTTCCGCACCCAGCCGCTGGAACAGAACGCGCCGGTCATCCTGGGCCTGATCGGCGTCTGGTACAACAACTTCTGGGACATCGGCACCCGCGCGGTCCTCCCCTACAGCAACGACATGGCCCGTTTCGCCGCCTATCTCCAGCAGCTGACGATGGAGTCGAACGGGAAATCGGTGACCGCGAGCGGCCATCACGTCACCACCGACACCGGCGAGATCTTCTGGGGCGAGCCGGGAACCAACGGCCAGCACGCGTTCTATCAACTGCTGCACCAGGGCACGCGGATCGTGCCGGCCGACTTCATCGGCTTCGCCGAGCCCACCGACGACCTGCCCGCCGGACCCGACGGATCGGGTTCGATGCACGACCTGCTGATGAGCAACTACTTCGCGCAGACCAAGGTCCTCGCGTTCGGCAAGACCGCCGACGAGATCGCCGACGAGGGCGTCCCGGCACATGTGGTGGCCCACAAGGTGATGCCGGGCAACCGCCCCAGCACCTCGATCCTCGCACCGAAGCTCACCCCGTCGGTGATCGGTCAGCTGGTCGCGCTGTACGAACACCAGGTGTTCGTCGAGGGCGTCATCTGGGGGATCAACCCCTTCGACCAGTGGGGCGTCGAACTCGGCAAGACCCAGGCGAAGGCCCTGCTCGGCACCATCACCCAGGCCGAGGCACCCCCGGGCGACGCCGATTCGTCGACGAACGAGCTGGTCGCCTGGTACCGGAGTCACCGTGGGCGCGCGGTCTAG
- a CDS encoding SDR family oxidoreductase: protein MTATTRQKILITGASSGLGEGMARRFAAQGRSLALAARRLDKLETLAAELRPSAAQVAFARLDVTDLDAVPVAFRALADELGGLDRVVVNAGLGKGAPIGTGNAAANIETVQTNLVGALAQIEAALEIFREQNAGHLVLVSSISGVRGLPKAQAAYSASKAGLTALGQGLQAEFAGSPITVSVLAPGYIETDINRGVKTSLMVDTDKGVDAMVAAIEAEKNWAPVPAWPWTPIAAALKFLPASISRRMI from the coding sequence GTGACCGCGACGACACGGCAGAAGATCCTCATCACCGGTGCGAGTTCGGGACTCGGCGAGGGCATGGCCCGCAGATTCGCCGCCCAGGGGCGTTCGCTGGCCCTCGCCGCGCGGCGTCTCGACAAGCTCGAGACGCTGGCCGCCGAACTGCGACCCTCGGCAGCGCAGGTCGCGTTCGCCCGACTCGACGTCACCGATCTCGACGCGGTGCCGGTCGCCTTCCGCGCGCTGGCCGACGAACTCGGCGGCCTCGACCGCGTCGTCGTGAACGCCGGTCTCGGCAAGGGTGCACCGATCGGTACGGGCAACGCGGCGGCCAACATCGAGACCGTGCAGACCAACCTCGTCGGCGCGCTCGCCCAGATCGAGGCCGCGCTCGAGATCTTCCGCGAGCAGAACGCCGGCCACCTCGTGCTGGTCAGTTCGATCTCGGGAGTTCGCGGCCTGCCCAAGGCCCAGGCCGCGTACTCCGCGTCGAAGGCCGGACTCACCGCACTCGGGCAGGGACTGCAGGCCGAGTTCGCGGGTTCGCCCATCACGGTGTCGGTCCTGGCGCCCGGCTACATCGAGACCGACATCAACCGCGGCGTGAAGACCTCCCTGATGGTCGACACCGACAAGGGCGTCGACGCCATGGTCGCGGCGATCGAGGCCGAGAAGAACTGGGCCCCGGTACCCGCATGGCCGTGGACGCCGATCGCCGCGGCGCTGAAGTTCCTGCCGGCCTCGATCAGTCGGCGGATGATCTGA
- a CDS encoding pyridoxal phosphate-dependent aminotransferase, with protein MGGTAVSPPLAGGAPWPQIRLDLNESAYPPLPSVAAALQNEVGESHRYPDFLPDRTRGQIACHLGVVPERVTVGPGATGVALAALQCAVRRAAEAGVATPALLTSTPTFDGYPILARMVGMRFDTVDLDDGGGVDLDRLLTAITPETAVVVICSPHNPTGSVVDQGDLHRFLGAVPSHVLTIVDEAYVEFDERTPDLHRLIRNPGVVVLRTFSKAYGLAALRVGYGIGATELITDLRGHEVPFAVGRAAMAAVPVALDAELELAQRVRSMRGERDRLVDMLAHMGFRVLPSHGNFVFVPGTEGVAAGRMLRGLGIAVKECGTAGTRITVGDRSSTDHIIDALRLTSRSA; from the coding sequence ATGGGCGGGACGGCCGTGAGTCCGCCGCTCGCCGGCGGCGCGCCGTGGCCGCAGATCCGGCTGGACCTCAACGAATCGGCCTACCCGCCGCTGCCCTCGGTCGCCGCGGCGCTGCAGAACGAGGTCGGTGAGTCCCACCGTTACCCCGACTTCCTGCCCGATCGCACACGCGGCCAGATCGCCTGCCACCTCGGTGTCGTGCCCGAACGGGTCACGGTGGGGCCGGGCGCGACCGGAGTGGCCCTGGCGGCGCTGCAGTGCGCGGTCCGCCGGGCCGCGGAGGCCGGCGTCGCGACACCGGCCCTGCTCACCTCGACGCCCACCTTCGACGGCTATCCGATCCTCGCGCGGATGGTAGGGATGCGTTTCGACACAGTCGACCTCGACGACGGCGGCGGCGTCGACCTCGACCGGCTGCTCACCGCGATCACCCCGGAGACCGCGGTCGTGGTGATCTGCTCCCCGCACAATCCGACGGGTTCGGTGGTGGACCAAGGCGACCTCCACCGGTTTCTCGGCGCGGTGCCGTCCCATGTGCTGACGATCGTCGACGAGGCGTATGTGGAGTTCGACGAGCGGACCCCGGATCTGCATCGGCTGATCCGGAATCCCGGCGTCGTGGTGCTGCGGACGTTCTCCAAGGCGTACGGTCTGGCGGCGCTCCGCGTCGGATACGGGATCGGCGCCACCGAACTGATCACCGACCTGCGTGGTCACGAGGTGCCCTTCGCCGTCGGCCGGGCCGCGATGGCGGCCGTACCGGTGGCGCTCGACGCGGAACTGGAACTGGCACAACGAGTCCGCTCCATGAGGGGTGAGCGGGACCGTTTGGTGGACATGTTGGCGCACATGGGCTTCCGCGTGCTGCCCAGCCATGGCAACTTCGTCTTCGTCCCCGGCACCGAGGGGGTGGCCGCCGGACGGATGTTGCGGGGGCTCGGGATCGCGGTGAAGGAATGCGGCACAGCCGGAACACGAATCACCGTGGGGGATCGTTCGAGCACCGACCACATCATCGACGCGCTGCGGCTGACGTCCCGGTCGGCATAG
- a CDS encoding 3-oxoacyl-ACP synthase III family protein, producing the protein MTSNPVSLIDLATYLPEKVVPAAYYAQYAEDDTLADNVMFRAPAFRHHAAEGETSADMMISATRDLFERHGDDFLDDVDVVLTHSQLPEVPVRGCGGELAHRLGIRPSTVLDVHNGGCAAFMHMIEIAAALLRAGGGHKALLGLAQNSAGQVFTQEQVRGKAQAAIPGDGAAVAVLTVDDVDASPVLGLRCHSFGQYSGDMTGVSDPPRKYWEAGPGQIHIGFTDSKIAKVLARGNRMVPEVAIEVADEIGISPSDLDWFVTNQPSRIFLRNWREALELPDSHHPDTFDECGNLFAVAIPVTLDAAISDGRIGEGDVVMMAAFAHAGDFSAAAAMRWAGRP; encoded by the coding sequence ATGACCAGCAATCCCGTCAGCCTGATCGACCTCGCCACCTACCTTCCCGAGAAGGTCGTTCCCGCAGCGTATTACGCGCAGTACGCGGAGGACGACACCCTCGCGGACAACGTGATGTTCCGCGCGCCGGCGTTCCGTCATCATGCCGCCGAGGGGGAGACGTCGGCGGACATGATGATCTCGGCCACTCGTGACCTGTTCGAGCGGCACGGCGACGACTTCCTCGACGACGTCGACGTCGTCCTCACCCACAGTCAGCTGCCCGAGGTGCCCGTGCGCGGTTGCGGCGGGGAGCTGGCCCATCGTCTCGGCATCCGGCCGTCGACGGTTCTCGACGTCCACAACGGCGGATGTGCCGCGTTCATGCACATGATCGAGATCGCCGCGGCGCTGCTGCGGGCCGGCGGCGGCCACAAGGCACTGCTCGGGCTGGCGCAGAACAGTGCGGGTCAGGTGTTCACCCAGGAACAGGTCCGCGGCAAGGCGCAGGCCGCCATCCCGGGCGACGGTGCGGCGGTGGCCGTGCTGACCGTCGACGACGTGGACGCCAGCCCGGTCCTGGGCCTGCGTTGCCACTCGTTCGGGCAGTACTCCGGCGACATGACCGGGGTCTCCGACCCGCCGCGCAAGTACTGGGAGGCCGGACCGGGTCAGATACACATCGGGTTCACCGACTCCAAGATCGCGAAGGTCCTCGCGCGGGGCAACCGGATGGTGCCCGAGGTCGCCATCGAGGTGGCCGACGAGATCGGCATCTCGCCGTCGGACCTCGACTGGTTCGTCACCAATCAGCCCAGCCGGATCTTCCTGCGCAACTGGCGTGAGGCGCTCGAACTCCCGGACAGCCATCATCCGGACACCTTCGACGAATGCGGCAACCTGTTCGCCGTCGCCATCCCGGTCACCCTCGACGCGGCCATCTCCGACGGACGCATCGGTGAGGGCGACGTGGTGATGATGGCCGCCTTCGCCCACGCAGGCGACTTCTCCGCGGCGGCCGCGATGAGATGGGCGGGACGGCCGTGA
- a CDS encoding SRPBCC family protein codes for MTVLQPALSDLGEDASTLPGLVRIESHPRPIATPLVLDKLRSVYPHDQIYGEFCPVQGYVDAPPREVFDWLSHTRSLEEWSYSLRGFTETGEPGLWVAQDRLGADTEIYVRTIASPEAMTVDYHCAWDQGRHLWMIYLMRVVDAQVVLDKPGSVVLWVNCHHPFYDENPFPETAPPERPVWVGDFWDTFAPGHQIELDNLTAIAEYRHRNGLPLTPEWMRS; via the coding sequence ATGACAGTGCTACAACCCGCCCTCTCCGACCTCGGCGAGGACGCCTCCACCCTCCCCGGCCTCGTCCGCATCGAATCCCATCCGCGGCCGATCGCGACCCCGCTCGTCCTCGACAAGCTGCGGTCGGTGTACCCCCACGACCAGATCTATGGTGAGTTCTGCCCGGTACAGGGCTACGTCGACGCCCCGCCGCGAGAGGTGTTCGACTGGCTGTCGCACACTCGGTCGCTGGAGGAATGGAGCTACAGTCTCCGGGGATTCACCGAGACCGGGGAACCGGGACTGTGGGTCGCGCAGGACCGGTTGGGAGCCGACACCGAGATCTACGTCCGCACGATCGCCTCGCCCGAGGCGATGACCGTCGACTACCACTGCGCGTGGGACCAGGGACGGCATCTCTGGATGATCTACCTGATGCGCGTCGTCGACGCCCAGGTCGTCCTCGACAAGCCCGGTTCGGTTGTCCTGTGGGTGAATTGCCACCACCCGTTCTACGACGAGAACCCCTTCCCGGAGACCGCTCCGCCCGAACGACCGGTGTGGGTCGGGGATTTCTGGGACACCTTCGCCCCCGGCCATCAGATCGAACTCGACAACCTCACGGCCATCGCCGAATACCGGCACCGCAACGGCCTCCCGCTCACCCCGGAATGGATGCGATCATGA
- a CDS encoding thiamine pyrophosphate-binding protein — protein MTLTVDLRHRAATADTERGSTATVAEYIVEQLISASMSTAFGVHGANIEDLYDAATRAPGMTAVVAKHEFAAGAMADGTARMTGTPGVVMTTSGGGAMNVVPALAEAYDSRVPVLALIGTAPSLLVGRGAFQDMLAPPDTVDIAEVLAAITGSCSVVGHADEVPAALATAFATLHRGLPAAVLLPKDVQSASAAELRQLHPGEWMQHGADVSGPTLFAVADELCELVEADARLVIWVGDEASLAGAGPRVDALADALGAVVVAAPGGRDILRDADGFAGLTGVMGHPSAHRVLADADACLVLGCRMTMTDRAGEDDALGRLRVIHLGSEPPRMPGDIDHIRCTDLVSAVARLTGGIGRRLGHDRRRAAVGVTHLPVPPGGSDLDMRTAIEEIGRALPPGTPVFADAGNAGAAAIHHLPFGHGRFVVALGMGGMGYAIAAGIGNAIRSAAGNQPQRTVVIAGDGAFFMHGMEIHTAVEHRAPVTLVLLNNNAHAMCITREHRFFPDTPSVNRFRPTDLAAGLAAMFDGLRVAHASDPASVRAAAAELLSQSGPNCLVVDVDPDEIPPFAPLIPKGQS, from the coding sequence ATGACCTTGACCGTAGACCTCAGGCACCGGGCGGCCACCGCCGACACTGAGCGCGGATCGACCGCGACGGTTGCCGAATACATTGTGGAACAGCTCATCTCGGCGTCGATGAGCACCGCGTTCGGCGTGCACGGTGCCAACATCGAAGACCTCTACGACGCCGCGACCCGTGCACCGGGGATGACGGCGGTCGTCGCCAAACACGAGTTCGCCGCCGGTGCGATGGCCGACGGGACGGCGCGGATGACCGGCACCCCCGGCGTCGTCATGACCACGTCCGGCGGGGGAGCGATGAACGTCGTCCCCGCACTCGCCGAGGCGTACGACAGTCGGGTTCCGGTGCTCGCGCTCATCGGGACCGCGCCGTCGTTACTCGTGGGACGCGGGGCGTTCCAGGACATGCTCGCACCGCCGGACACCGTCGACATCGCCGAAGTCCTGGCGGCCATCACGGGTTCGTGCTCGGTGGTCGGGCACGCCGACGAGGTCCCGGCTGCGCTCGCGACGGCTTTCGCCACCCTCCACCGGGGTCTGCCGGCCGCCGTCCTGCTGCCCAAGGACGTCCAGTCCGCGTCGGCCGCCGAACTACGGCAACTGCATCCCGGGGAGTGGATGCAGCATGGCGCCGATGTGTCGGGGCCGACGCTGTTCGCCGTCGCCGACGAACTGTGCGAGCTCGTCGAAGCCGATGCGCGACTGGTCATCTGGGTCGGGGACGAAGCGTCCCTCGCGGGTGCCGGACCGCGGGTCGATGCTCTGGCCGACGCTCTCGGAGCGGTGGTCGTCGCAGCTCCAGGGGGCCGGGACATCCTCAGGGACGCCGACGGTTTCGCGGGCCTGACCGGGGTGATGGGCCATCCGTCGGCACATCGTGTCCTCGCCGACGCGGACGCATGTCTCGTGCTCGGGTGCCGGATGACGATGACCGACCGCGCCGGAGAAGACGACGCGCTGGGGCGACTCCGGGTCATCCACCTGGGGTCCGAACCGCCACGGATGCCCGGCGACATCGACCACATACGGTGCACCGACCTCGTGAGCGCCGTCGCACGACTGACCGGCGGGATTGGACGACGTCTCGGCCACGACCGCCGGCGCGCCGCGGTCGGGGTGACCCACCTGCCGGTGCCGCCCGGCGGATCGGACCTCGACATGCGCACCGCGATCGAGGAGATCGGCCGTGCGCTACCGCCCGGCACCCCGGTGTTCGCCGACGCCGGAAACGCCGGTGCCGCCGCGATCCACCACCTCCCGTTCGGCCACGGCAGATTCGTGGTGGCGCTCGGCATGGGTGGCATGGGATACGCGATCGCGGCCGGGATCGGCAACGCCATCCGCTCGGCCGCCGGGAACCAGCCGCAGCGCACCGTCGTCATCGCGGGTGACGGAGCATTCTTCATGCACGGCATGGAGATCCACACCGCCGTCGAACACCGCGCGCCGGTCACGCTCGTCCTGCTCAACAACAACGCCCACGCCATGTGCATCACCCGGGAACACCGATTCTTCCCGGACACGCCCAGCGTCAACAGGTTTCGTCCCACCGACCTGGCCGCAGGCCTGGCCGCGATGTTCGACGGACTCCGCGTCGCCCACGCCTCCGATCCCGCCTCCGTACGCGCGGCCGCCGCCGAGCTGCTGTCGCAATCGGGCCCCAACTGTCTCGTCGTCGACGTCGATCCCGACGAGATCCCACCGTTCGCCCCGCTCATCCCGAAAGGACAGTCATGA